One window of Calonectris borealis chromosome 28, bCalBor7.hap1.2, whole genome shotgun sequence genomic DNA carries:
- the ZNRF4 gene encoding E3 ubiquitin-protein ligase ZNRF4 has protein sequence MNLQLQLLHFVVATAFYNTAFAEVFGYVAYNDSSKCVAYKALPACFGPRLPAEGLTGYLMRVIPPNACHAIENPPALRNASEIYIALIQGYDCSFVKKVLHAQQAGYQTAVVYNVDSEQLITMMADDKEIQQPIKIPSLFTGQSVSLHLQRTLQCEKRAYIRLLPPKYYLSPCQDNAKMLQETFTMQDFRDIFYVIIATISVMVGLSWYKRACKIKLHTYQQGDKYETCVICMAEYKEGDCLKILSCSHAYHSACIDTWFNTQPGKKTCPFCKQGVNTCGQAGEDVNEEEQDHEDNALREGHEDEYVEEEKDNASTVEGEGFDALEKSTI, from the coding sequence ATGAATCTTCAGCTCCAACTTCTTCACTTTGTGGTCGCCACTGCCTTCTACAACACTGCTTTTGCGGAAGTCTTTGGTTATGTGGCTTACAATGACAGCTCCAAGTGCGTTGCTTATAAAGCCCTGCCTGCATGCTTTGGGCCACGACTCCCGGCAGAAGGGCTGACAGGGTATTTAATGAGGGTGATACCACCAAATGCTTGCCATGCAATAGAGAATCCTCCAGCACTAAGAAATGCCTCCGAGATATATATTGCACTCATACAGGGGTATGACTGCTCTTTTGTCAAGAAGGTCCTTCACGCCCAGCAGGCTGGATACCAAACCGCTGTTGTGTACAATGTGGATTCAGAGCAACTGATTACCATGATGGCTGATGACAAAGAAATCCAGCAGCCGATTAAAATACCATCACTCTTTACTGGACAGTCGGTCTCTCTCCACTTGCAAAGGACCTTGCAATGCGAGAAGAGGGCATACATCAGACTTCTACCACCCAAATACTATTTGAGTCCTTGTCAAGACAACGCTAAAATGCTGCAGGAAACTTTCACCATGCAAGATTTCAGGGACATATTCTACGTCATTATTGCCACTATCTCAGTTATGGTTGGCTTAAGCTGGTACAAGAGGGCTTGCAAGATAAAGCTGCACACATACCAGCAGGGAGACAAATACGAGACCTGTGTGATCTGCATGGCAGAGTACAAGGAAGGGGATTGCCTGAAGATCCTGTCCTGTTCCCATGCTTACCATAGTGCCTGCATTGACACCTGGTTCAACACCCAGCCTGGGAAGAAGACATGTCCCTTCTGCAAGCAGGGGGTGAACACCTGTGGGCAGGCTGGTGAAGATGTGAACGAGGAGGAACAGGACCATGAAGACAATGCATTGAGAGAAGGGCATGAAGATGAATATGTTGAAGAAGAGAAAGATAATGCAAGCACAGTGGAAGGGGAAGGGTTTGATGCACTGGAGAAAAGCACCATTTGA